A genomic window from Terrisporobacter glycolicus ATCC 14880 = DSM 1288 includes:
- a CDS encoding MarR family winged helix-turn-helix transcriptional regulator, giving the protein MSMLQKKSKEFLDSIAKIKKLAHKHKKSQEFQPGMLMTMKVIYNDYLNNKQDENYYGMKTSELTKDLCITKPATSKMLNVMEEKGYIQRTSNKGDRRVVYVKLTQEGEAFLKDQNRKFENFTCQVVEKMGEEDTDNLIRLFGKLYDVIEELQSEK; this is encoded by the coding sequence ATGAGTATGCTACAAAAAAAATCTAAAGAATTTTTAGATTCTATAGCAAAAATAAAAAAGCTAGCTCATAAACATAAAAAATCTCAAGAATTTCAACCGGGTATGCTTATGACAATGAAGGTTATTTATAACGATTATTTGAACAATAAGCAAGATGAAAATTATTATGGTATGAAAACATCTGAGTTAACGAAAGATTTGTGTATTACGAAGCCAGCTACATCAAAGATGTTAAATGTTATGGAGGAAAAAGGATATATTCAAAGGACTTCTAACAAAGGTGATAGAAGAGTTGTATACGTTAAATTAACTCAAGAAGGAGAGGCTTTTTTAAAAGATCAAAATAGAAAATTTGAGAATTTTACTTGCCAAGTAGTTGAAAAAATGGGCGAAGAAGATACTGATAATTTAATTCGTCTGTTTGGAAAACTTTATGATGTTATAGAAGAATTGCAGTCAGAAAAATAA
- a CDS encoding LysM peptidoglycan-binding domain-containing protein has protein sequence MSKYRGIDVSNWSGTIDWDDVANSGVEAVIIQASEGTFYRDPYLQEFYDGAKKNNLKVGFYHFFNPGSSPTPVEQARYFVETISGLHADIKLVLDLEQTGGLGNYELTKQAIEFLKEVKRLSGIDVAVYTYTNFAQNNLYAGIGLENYPLWIAQIDINSPQSNPVWGDKYAAWQYSDTGRVEGIDTNTDLDIFHEEIFLDNKKHIPGTRKEESKDKRVIYYTVQNGDTLSEIAKRYDVSVKELGSINGITDVNLIYPGQILKIYPEEKREERKKLRKKFYSTYVVMSGDTLSSIASKFHTTVDELVQLNDISNPNLIYPGEILKIPSLKRGPSKSISNKQYIRTYIVKSGDTLYGIAKKFHTTIEDLIELNGISNPNLIYTGEVLKIESSGRIKDGKGFRDYYAVQKGDTLLKIAKKFNKTEKDLLENNNLTSDKELYEGHVIRLN, from the coding sequence ATGTCTAAATACAGAGGAATAGATGTTAGTAACTGGTCAGGAACAATTGACTGGGATGATGTGGCTAATAGCGGTGTAGAAGCAGTTATTATTCAAGCATCAGAAGGAACTTTTTATAGAGATCCATATTTACAAGAATTTTATGATGGTGCAAAAAAAAATAATTTAAAAGTTGGATTTTATCATTTTTTTAATCCAGGATCTTCTCCAACACCAGTAGAACAAGCTAGGTATTTTGTAGAAACAATAAGCGGTCTTCATGCAGATATTAAATTAGTTCTAGATTTAGAACAAACAGGAGGACTAGGCAATTACGAATTAACTAAGCAAGCAATTGAATTTTTAAAAGAAGTTAAAAGATTAAGTGGAATAGATGTAGCTGTATATACTTATACAAACTTTGCACAGAATAACTTATATGCAGGTATAGGATTAGAGAATTATCCTTTATGGATTGCTCAGATTGACATAAATTCACCTCAATCAAATCCAGTCTGGGGAGATAAATATGCAGCATGGCAGTATTCTGATACAGGTAGAGTAGAAGGAATAGATACAAATACAGATTTAGATATATTTCATGAGGAAATATTTTTAGATAATAAAAAACATATTCCAGGGACTAGAAAAGAAGAGTCAAAAGATAAAAGAGTAATTTATTATACAGTACAAAATGGAGATACATTAAGTGAAATAGCTAAGAGATATGATGTTTCAGTAAAAGAATTAGGAAGCATTAATGGTATTACAGATGTTAATCTAATATATCCAGGGCAAATATTAAAAATTTATCCAGAGGAAAAAAGAGAAGAAAGAAAAAAACTTAGAAAAAAATTCTATAGCACTTATGTTGTAATGAGTGGAGATACACTATCAAGTATAGCAAGTAAGTTTCATACAACAGTAGATGAACTTGTTCAATTAAATGATATATCAAATCCAAACTTAATATATCCAGGAGAAATCTTGAAGATACCAAGTCTTAAGAGGGGGCCAAGTAAATCTATTTCAAATAAACAGTATATAAGAACATATATTGTTAAATCAGGAGATACTCTTTATGGTATAGCTAAAAAATTTCATACAACAATTGAGGATTTAATAGAATTAAATGGTATATCAAACCCTAATTTAATATATACAGGTGAAGTATTAAAAATAGAATCTTCAGGAAGAATAAAGGATGGAAAAGGATTTAGGGATTACTATGCTGTACAAAAAGGAGATACATTATTAAAAATAGCAAAAAAATTTAATAAAACAGAAAAAGATTTACTAGAAAATAATAACTTAACAAGTGATAAAGAGTTATATGAAGGTCATGTAATTAGATTGAATTAA
- a CDS encoding CoA-disulfide reductase — MKVVIIGAVAAGMSAAAKLKRIKPDYEVIVYEKTDIVSFGACGLPYYVGGFFQDSNMMIAREKSKFIESGIDLRTFKEIIDVNTDSKILTIKDSLTEEIFTDNYDKLMIATGASSIMPSLDKSYENLTTLKDMNDGIKLRELMHKEENNNIVIVGAGFIGIETIEAAKKLNKNVHLIGKSNRVLNKVFDKEITDLLEEELRKNNIHLHLGETAKEYVGNNKITKVITNKCEIDADLVVMAIGVKPNTSFLKNTNIEMLPNGAIVVDERGRTSVKDVYSAGDCATIKSLVTNEDMYVPLATGANKLGRIVGENLGGIESSFPGSLASSCIKVLDMEAAVTGLTEEKAKSLDLDYKTKCITNYNQTHYYPGREKLLVKLVYDAKTNVILGGQIAGYKDAVQRSNVIAAAITAGMTTEQLGMLDLCYAPPFATTWDVLNVAGNVSK; from the coding sequence ATGAAAGTTGTTATAATAGGAGCTGTAGCTGCAGGTATGTCTGCTGCTGCAAAATTAAAAAGAATAAAACCTGATTATGAAGTTATAGTATATGAAAAAACTGATATAGTATCTTTTGGAGCCTGTGGCCTTCCTTATTATGTGGGTGGATTTTTCCAAGATTCTAATATGATGATTGCAAGAGAAAAGTCAAAATTCATAGAATCAGGAATAGATTTAAGAACTTTTAAAGAAATTATAGATGTAAATACTGATAGCAAAATTCTTACTATAAAAGATTCCTTAACCGAAGAAATCTTCACAGATAATTATGATAAATTAATGATTGCAACTGGAGCAAGTAGTATTATGCCTTCTTTAGATAAATCATATGAAAATTTAACTACTCTAAAAGATATGAATGATGGCATAAAGCTTAGAGAGCTAATGCATAAGGAAGAAAATAATAATATAGTTATCGTAGGTGCTGGCTTTATAGGAATAGAAACTATTGAAGCTGCAAAAAAATTAAATAAAAATGTTCATTTAATCGGCAAAAGTAATAGAGTTTTAAACAAAGTATTTGATAAAGAAATTACGGATTTATTAGAAGAGGAATTAAGAAAAAATAATATACATTTACATCTTGGTGAAACTGCTAAAGAATATGTTGGAAATAATAAAATAACAAAAGTTATAACTAATAAGTGTGAAATAGACGCAGATTTAGTGGTTATGGCCATAGGTGTAAAGCCTAACACTTCATTCTTAAAAAATACAAATATAGAAATGCTTCCTAATGGTGCTATAGTAGTTGATGAGCGTGGTAGAACATCTGTTAAAGATGTTTATTCTGCTGGAGATTGCGCAACCATAAAAAGTTTAGTTACTAATGAGGATATGTACGTTCCTTTAGCTACTGGCGCAAATAAATTAGGTAGAATTGTAGGCGAAAATTTAGGCGGTATAGAATCCTCTTTCCCTGGGTCTTTAGCTTCTAGTTGTATAAAGGTTTTAGATATGGAAGCTGCTGTTACTGGTCTTACAGAAGAAAAAGCTAAGTCACTTGATCTTGATTATAAAACTAAATGCATAACTAATTATAATCAAACACACTACTATCCAGGTCGTGAAAAGTTATTAGTTAAATTAGTTTATGATGCAAAAACTAATGTTATCCTTGGAGGTCAAATAGCAGGCTACAAAGATGCTGTTCAAAGATCCAATGTAATAGCTGCAGCTATTACAGCAGGTATGACTACAGAGCAACTTGGCATGCTAGATTTATGCTATGCACCTCCCTTTGCTACTACATGGGATGTTTTAAATGTTGCAGGAAATGTAAGTAAATAA
- a CDS encoding thioredoxin family protein → MNQMTLKELYQVGCSFETSVGEGSKSERARISKNSSRIVLNDELTNNIMSFDKEIKFLVAGEIWCPDYQLNGSVIKRFIDLNTNFNMSVITMARGKKFLEPILDIENAKYPLIVVLDKDFNILGSFQERPEIVKNSKNFDEIKLNYYKGQYLTNSANDIWNIIKNNK, encoded by the coding sequence ATGAATCAAATGACATTGAAAGAATTATACCAGGTTGGGTGCTCTTTTGAAACTTCAGTTGGTGAAGGTTCAAAAAGTGAAAGAGCTAGGATATCAAAAAATTCATCAAGAATAGTTCTAAACGATGAGTTAACCAATAATATTATGAGCTTTGACAAAGAAATAAAGTTCTTAGTTGCTGGAGAAATATGGTGTCCTGATTATCAACTAAATGGCTCTGTGATAAAAAGATTTATAGATTTAAATACTAATTTCAACATGTCTGTAATTACCATGGCTAGAGGTAAGAAATTTTTAGAGCCTATTTTAGATATAGAAAATGCTAAATATCCTTTAATTGTTGTTCTAGACAAGGACTTTAATATCCTTGGATCTTTTCAAGAAAGACCAGAAATCGTAAAAAACTCAAAAAACTTTGATGAAATAAAGCTTAATTATTATAAAGGTCAGTATTTAACAAATTCTGCAAATGATATTTGGAATATAATAAAAAACAATAAATAA
- the ilvA gene encoding threonine ammonia-lyase, with protein MLKVTLNDVKKAQETIKGVVKETPVLESKTLSEMTGANVFYKCENLQKTGSFKVRGAVNTIANLTDEQKANGVIASSAGNHAQGVALGAQMTGIKATIVMPATAPLAKVSATRGYGAEVVLNGEVYDDAYAKAVEIQKETGATFIHPFNNEYVMAGQGTISLEIFKQLNDEVDTILCPIGGGGIIAGVAVAAKALNPNVKIVGVQTANIPSMQESVKNGKVTTAFHAATIADGIAVKTPGDATFEIIKELVDEVITVTEEEIAQGMLFLLEHQKIVSEGAGAVSTAALLSKKYQPASGEKVVCIVSGGNVDVNTLYRVIGAGLAKEGRRYSFSTIMTDKPGGFLELIKIISENNANILNANQTRLSSGGAIGKQSAEFILETFDNDHIDKIRSEIEAAGFKVTEL; from the coding sequence ATGTTAAAAGTTACTTTAAATGATGTGAAAAAAGCTCAAGAGACTATTAAAGGTGTAGTTAAAGAAACTCCTGTTTTAGAAAGTAAAACTTTAAGTGAGATGACAGGGGCTAACGTTTTCTATAAGTGTGAAAACTTACAAAAGACAGGATCTTTCAAGGTAAGAGGAGCTGTTAATACAATAGCAAATTTAACTGATGAACAAAAAGCAAACGGTGTCATAGCTTCGAGTGCTGGAAACCATGCTCAAGGTGTTGCATTAGGAGCACAAATGACAGGAATAAAAGCTACAATAGTAATGCCTGCTACTGCGCCTCTTGCAAAGGTTTCTGCAACTAGGGGGTATGGAGCAGAAGTTGTATTAAACGGGGAAGTTTACGATGATGCTTATGCAAAAGCTGTAGAAATACAAAAAGAGACTGGTGCTACTTTCATACATCCATTCAATAATGAATATGTAATGGCTGGACAAGGAACAATTTCTTTAGAAATATTTAAACAATTGAATGATGAAGTAGATACGATACTTTGTCCAATTGGTGGTGGTGGAATAATAGCTGGTGTTGCAGTAGCTGCAAAAGCTTTAAACCCAAATGTGAAAATTGTAGGTGTTCAAACTGCAAACATACCTTCAATGCAAGAATCAGTAAAAAATGGGAAAGTCACAACTGCTTTTCATGCTGCTACAATAGCTGATGGTATAGCTGTTAAGACTCCAGGAGATGCTACTTTTGAAATAATAAAAGAATTAGTTGATGAAGTAATAACTGTAACTGAAGAAGAAATAGCGCAAGGAATGTTATTCTTATTAGAACATCAAAAAATAGTTTCTGAAGGTGCTGGAGCAGTTTCAACAGCAGCTTTATTATCTAAAAAATATCAACCAGCTTCAGGGGAAAAAGTTGTTTGTATAGTTTCTGGTGGTAACGTAGATGTTAACACATTATACAGAGTTATAGGTGCAGGTTTAGCTAAAGAGGGAAGAAGATATTCATTCTCTACAATAATGACTGACAAACCAGGTGGATTCTTAGAATTAATAAAAATAATAAGCGAAAATAATGCAAATATATTAAATGCTAATCAGACTAGATTATCTTCAGGTGGAGCTATAGGAAAACAATCAGCAGAGTTCATACTTGAAACATTTGATAATGATCATATAGATAAAATAAGAAGTGAAATAGAAGCAGCTGGATTTAAAGTAACTGAATTATAA
- a CDS encoding (2Fe-2S)-binding protein yields MSDRIVCDCMGTSLEDIKKAVAGGAKTVEDIKEITEAGTICGGCDCEIEEALKEVL; encoded by the coding sequence ATGTCAGATAGAATAGTATGCGATTGCATGGGAACTTCATTAGAAGATATAAAAAAGGCTGTAGCTGGTGGAGCTAAAACAGTAGAGGATATAAAAGAAATCACTGAAGCAGGAACAATTTGTGGTGGATGTGACTGTGAAATTGAAGAAGCACTTAAAGAAGTATTATAA
- a CDS encoding putative ABC transporter permease — translation MKILNTILKYLTLFLIGGITYYFIEIAYRGYSHYSMVIVGGLCFILIGSINEFSNKEIPLLLQMLISVLLVDIVELISGIIINRVLLLNVWDYSQLKYNFLGQISLNSSIAWFFLSLFAIYMDDLLRYVIFKEKKPRYKFI, via the coding sequence ATGAAAATTTTAAATACTATACTAAAATATTTAACATTATTTCTCATAGGAGGTATAACATATTATTTCATTGAAATTGCTTATAGAGGATATTCCCATTATTCAATGGTAATAGTAGGCGGTCTTTGCTTTATACTTATAGGATCTATAAACGAATTCTCAAATAAAGAAATTCCTTTATTACTTCAAATGTTAATTTCTGTACTTCTTGTTGATATTGTAGAGTTGATTTCAGGAATTATAATAAATAGAGTATTATTATTAAATGTATGGGATTACTCACAACTAAAATATAATTTTTTAGGTCAAATATCATTAAATAGCTCCATTGCTTGGTTCTTTTTGTCACTTTTTGCTATATATATGGATGATTTATTAAGATATGTTATTTTTAAGGAAAAGAAACCAAGATATAAATTTATATAA
- a CDS encoding replication-relaxation family protein: MRNKRKSIELVSPIGKYCTGVDLKNPNEEYIETKLSPFASYKGDNHKINRPKRTTSKSEVDFLLEKGHIGEVEKMILFAINNLVFATSLQITTYLNKSGANVESKSVARKLTRLKEKSFIKQIEFVSENSTSSYKAYYLGYHGIGLLRALDRKTYSQGYVSEIKTVKIKCLLASNQLLTQIMGKDTEFKVSKIILNENIRNCIVRPQSILTNDGKTYLVEVVRKTDDWKEEFSNKLRRYENVIEHYDNLNIKFSEKPSLIVQGESYDHMIEIMSMIKSRQEEVNIDIIFTFDRILLYNLEEAFFALEEKQNKKNLFSFLFKC, from the coding sequence ATGAGGAACAAAAGAAAAAGTATAGAGTTGGTTTCACCTATAGGAAAGTACTGTACAGGAGTAGATTTAAAAAATCCAAATGAAGAGTATATTGAAACTAAGTTATCACCATTTGCATCTTATAAAGGGGACAATCATAAGATCAATAGACCAAAGAGAACTACATCAAAATCAGAAGTAGATTTTTTATTGGAAAAAGGACATATTGGTGAAGTTGAAAAAATGATACTATTTGCTATTAATAATTTAGTTTTTGCAACTTCTTTACAGATTACTACATATCTAAATAAAAGTGGGGCAAATGTAGAATCAAAATCAGTAGCTAGAAAACTAACAAGATTGAAGGAAAAAAGCTTTATAAAACAAATTGAATTTGTATCAGAAAACAGTACAAGTTCATATAAAGCTTACTACTTAGGTTATCATGGAATAGGCTTATTAAGAGCATTGGACAGGAAAACATATTCACAGGGATATGTAAGTGAAATCAAAACTGTAAAAATCAAGTGTTTGCTAGCATCAAATCAATTATTAACACAAATTATGGGAAAAGATACAGAATTTAAAGTTTCTAAAATAATACTAAATGAAAATATAAGAAATTGCATAGTGAGACCTCAGTCAATATTAACAAATGATGGAAAAACTTATCTAGTAGAAGTTGTTAGAAAAACAGATGACTGGAAAGAAGAATTTTCAAATAAGCTACGTAGATATGAGAATGTAATTGAGCATTATGATAATTTAAATATTAAATTTAGTGAAAAACCAAGCTTAATAGTACAAGGTGAGTCTTATGATCATATGATAGAAATTATGAGTATGATTAAGAGTAGACAAGAGGAAGTTAATATAGATATAATATTTACTTTTGATCGAATATTACTATATAACTTAGAAGAAGCATTTTTTGCATTAGAAGAAAAGCAAAATAAAAAGAACTTATTTTCATTCTTATTTAAATGTTAA
- a CDS encoding SPFH domain-containing protein: protein MGLFSNQFSNVVEWEEFRDDMLFWKWDNKEIKKGSKLVVRMGQDAIFMYNGKIEGIFKDEGSFDVESEIIPFLSTLKGFRFGFNSGIRAEVLFVNTKELTVKWGTKNAINIPAPGLPGGMPIKSFGTFCCKISDYEVLIDKIAGIKKQFTIEDVKSRIMSMLDQVIMKWIVKEGKDIFNLQANAFEISKGIQEDLDMEMEKIGIAITNFTISSVSYPKEIQEMATKAASHSMIGDMNKYNQVAMADSLSKGSSGGSMASDMAGMQVGMMMGQQMVENMNKKPQNNETQESSSGGKKPNFCPNCGTKNEGSRFCPNCGTKLA from the coding sequence ATGGGACTATTTAGCAACCAATTTTCCAATGTAGTTGAATGGGAAGAATTTAGAGATGATATGCTATTTTGGAAATGGGACAATAAAGAAATAAAAAAAGGTAGTAAACTAGTTGTTAGAATGGGGCAAGATGCTATCTTTATGTATAATGGTAAAATCGAAGGAATTTTTAAAGATGAAGGAAGTTTCGATGTAGAATCGGAAATAATTCCTTTTTTATCAACATTAAAAGGATTTAGATTTGGATTTAATAGTGGCATTAGAGCTGAAGTTTTATTTGTTAATACAAAAGAATTAACAGTGAAATGGGGAACAAAAAATGCTATTAATATACCAGCACCAGGACTTCCAGGAGGAATGCCAATAAAATCTTTTGGTACATTCTGTTGTAAGATATCAGACTATGAAGTACTAATTGATAAAATTGCGGGTATTAAAAAACAATTTACCATAGAAGATGTAAAATCACGTATCATGTCTATGCTGGATCAAGTTATCATGAAATGGATAGTAAAAGAAGGTAAAGATATTTTTAATCTTCAAGCAAATGCATTTGAAATATCTAAGGGAATACAGGAAGACTTGGATATGGAAATGGAGAAGATAGGAATAGCCATTACAAACTTCACTATATCGAGTGTATCATATCCAAAAGAGATACAAGAAATGGCTACAAAAGCTGCATCTCATAGCATGATTGGTGATATGAATAAATATAATCAAGTTGCCATGGCAGATTCTTTATCAAAAGGTAGCTCTGGAGGTTCTATGGCTTCTGATATGGCAGGAATGCAAGTTGGAATGATGATGGGTCAACAAATGGTTGAGAATATGAATAAAAAGCCACAAAATAATGAAACTCAAGAAAGTTCATCTGGAGGAAAAAAACCTAACTTCTGTCCAAACTGTGGGACAAAAAATGAAGGCTCCAGATTCTGCCCAAATTGTGGAACAAAATTAGCATAA
- a CDS encoding PspA/IM30 family protein, whose protein sequence is MAGIITRFKDIMSSNINALLDKAEDPSKMIDQYLRNLECDLGKVKSETASVMAEEKRAKRELDECNEQINKMQKYAEKALIAGNESDAKLFLEKKTQLSKNQQSLQQSYDIATDNATKMRSMHDKLVKDIGELNSRRDQLKAKLAVAKTQERLNKIGSSVNGAKGNLSAFDKMEDKINKQLDEANAMAELNSSKEEESIEDLMSRYDDNKESDSEVYDELQALKNKLGL, encoded by the coding sequence ATGGCAGGTATAATAACAAGATTCAAAGACATTATGTCTTCAAACATTAATGCATTATTGGATAAGGCAGAAGATCCATCAAAAATGATTGATCAATACTTAAGAAATTTAGAATGTGATTTGGGAAAAGTTAAATCTGAAACTGCATCTGTAATGGCTGAAGAAAAAAGAGCTAAAAGAGAGTTAGATGAATGCAATGAACAGATAAATAAAATGCAAAAATATGCTGAGAAAGCTTTAATAGCAGGAAATGAATCTGATGCAAAACTGTTCTTGGAAAAGAAAACCCAATTATCTAAAAATCAACAAAGTTTACAACAATCTTATGATATAGCTACGGATAATGCTACAAAAATGAGAAGCATGCATGATAAACTTGTTAAAGATATAGGTGAATTAAATTCAAGAAGAGACCAATTAAAAGCTAAGTTAGCAGTTGCTAAAACACAAGAGAGATTGAATAAGATTGGCTCAAGTGTGAATGGAGCCAAAGGAAATTTATCTGCTTTTGATAAAATGGAAGATAAAATAAATAAACAGTTAGATGAAGCTAATGCAATGGCTGAATTAAATTCTTCAAAAGAAGAAGAAAGCATAGAAGATTTAATGAGCAGATATGATGATAATAAAGAGAGTGATTCTGAAGTGTATGATGAATTACAAGCTTTAAAAAACAAATTAGGATTATAA
- a CDS encoding formate--tetrahydrofolate ligase, which translates to MTFKSDIEIAQESKPLHIREIGKKLGLNEDELEFYGKYKAKIDYNLLKTHKKDKNAKLILTTAINPTPAGEGKTTTTIGLADGLQKIGKISIVALREPSLGPVFGIKGGAAGGGYAQVIPMEDINLHFTGDFHAIGAANNLLAAMIDNHIHQGNKLNIDPRTITWRRCVDMNDRQLRNIVCGMGRKVDGIVREDGFDITVASEVMAAFCLANNISELKEKLGNIIIGYTYGNLPITAKELNANGAMAALLKDALKPNLVQTLEGTPALVHGGPFANIAHGCNSIIATKMAMNFADYVVTEGGFGADLGAEKFLDIKCRMADIKPDAVVIVVTVRALKYNGGVDKSNLNDTNLEALEAGLPNLLKHVENITKVFKLPAVVAINEFPTDSQEEIDLVKERCNDLGVNVVLSQVWAKGGEGGVDLAKEVVRLCQEENNFEYAYSLERSIKEKINEIATKIYGAECVDFTKEAEKEIANLEKLGFSNLPICMAKTQYSLTDDPSKLGRPEHFRITVRKINISAGAGFIIALTGDIMKMPGLPKMPAAERIDIDENGVIVGLF; encoded by the coding sequence ATGACTTTTAAATCAGATATAGAAATAGCGCAGGAATCAAAACCTCTACATATTAGAGAAATCGGTAAAAAATTAGGCTTAAATGAAGATGAATTAGAATTTTATGGGAAATATAAGGCTAAGATTGACTATAATTTATTAAAAACACATAAAAAAGATAAAAATGCCAAGTTAATTTTAACTACAGCAATAAATCCAACTCCAGCTGGAGAAGGAAAGACCACAACAACAATAGGTTTAGCAGATGGTTTACAAAAAATTGGTAAAATATCAATTGTTGCATTACGAGAACCTTCCTTAGGGCCTGTGTTCGGAATAAAAGGTGGAGCAGCTGGTGGAGGTTATGCTCAAGTTATACCAATGGAAGATATAAACTTACACTTTACAGGAGATTTTCACGCAATAGGAGCAGCAAATAATTTATTAGCAGCAATGATAGACAACCACATACATCAAGGTAATAAGTTAAATATTGATCCAAGAACTATAACTTGGAGAAGATGTGTAGATATGAATGATAGACAATTAAGAAATATAGTTTGTGGTATGGGGAGAAAAGTTGATGGCATAGTTAGGGAAGACGGATTTGATATAACTGTAGCATCAGAAGTTATGGCAGCTTTCTGCTTAGCCAATAATATTAGTGAATTAAAAGAAAAGTTAGGAAATATAATTATTGGATATACTTATGGAAATTTACCTATAACAGCTAAAGAATTAAATGCTAATGGAGCGATGGCAGCTTTATTAAAAGATGCTTTAAAGCCTAACCTAGTTCAAACTTTAGAAGGAACACCAGCGCTTGTTCATGGAGGACCATTTGCTAATATAGCACATGGATGTAACTCTATAATAGCTACAAAAATGGCTATGAATTTTGCAGATTACGTTGTAACAGAAGGTGGATTTGGAGCAGACTTAGGAGCAGAAAAATTCTTAGATATAAAATGCAGAATGGCAGATATAAAACCAGATGCAGTAGTAATTGTAGTTACTGTAAGAGCTTTAAAATATAATGGTGGTGTGGATAAATCTAACTTAAATGATACAAATTTAGAAGCCTTAGAAGCTGGACTACCAAATTTATTAAAGCATGTGGAAAATATTACAAAAGTATTTAAATTACCTGCAGTTGTTGCAATTAATGAATTCCCAACAGATAGTCAAGAGGAAATTGATTTAGTAAAAGAAAGATGTAATGATTTAGGTGTAAATGTGGTTTTATCACAAGTATGGGCAAAAGGCGGAGAAGGTGGAGTAGACCTTGCTAAAGAAGTGGTAAGACTTTGCCAAGAGGAAAATAATTTTGAATATGCTTATTCACTAGAAAGAAGTATAAAAGAAAAAATAAATGAAATAGCTACTAAAATATATGGAGCTGAATGTGTAGACTTTACTAAAGAAGCAGAAAAGGAAATTGCTAATTTAGAAAAATTAGGATTTAGTAATCTTCCTATATGCATGGCAAAAACTCAATACTCATTAACAGATGATCCTTCGAAATTAGGAAGGCCAGAACATTTTAGAATAACAGTTAGAAAAATTAATATAAGTGCTGGAGCTGGATTTATAATAGCTTTAACAGGAGATATTATGAAAATGCCAGGATTACCTAAAATGCCAGCAGCTGAAAGAATAGACATTGATGAAAATGGTGTAATAGTTGGATTATTCTAA